Proteins encoded within one genomic window of Naumovozyma dairenensis CBS 421 chromosome 6, complete genome:
- the NAM9 gene encoding mitochondrial 37S ribosomal protein uS4m (similar to Saccharomyces cerevisiae NAM9 (YNL137C); ancestral locus Anc_2.129), with translation MPRKATLLKSLSRGRIRASFNKYNLFNLYKKGRIDFKSKTLYQQKWSAKQETRAYHGEHITESRWQMFFNPKLKSVAQLDASLRTSTSSKNQIEPTPFLMQTYAVLEKRLDFAIFRAMFASSVRQARQFILHGNVRVNGIKIKHPGFTLKPGDTFSVHSSKVLQAMGAKKPSFEEALRVDKKQIVLWNKYVKEAKENPRSVWEAKIKKYQGLDESNSKKMKYLEFLEMYNKNLEIEQRIELQNSTPEKLLTKILEIQAKEGDKMLSAKSFEKIVDKDPLLVQEVYKCYQEFLNSDKLDHATLKNRSLKELQQLSSQLVSQPKEFKENLSDKAKKSIRQGITDLSTIAKKYQTSISQFYRTNKAANNEATGIPFHANWTNRLISHLPLNVSEIREKGEKESRKIINLPWQRNYFFGRQDPTKPYFTPWKPRPFLAPFSILPHHLEVSFKTCHAVYLRDPVARPGHSEVISLFDLPVHERAYMYYVRNGK, from the coding sequence ATGCCTAGAAAGGCAACTCTATTGAAGTCTTTAAGTAGGGGCCGTATCCGTGCTTCTTTCAACAAATATAACCTTTTCAATCTTTACAAGAAGGGAAgaattgattttaaatcCAAGACATTATATCAACAAAAATGGTCTGCGAAACAAGAAACTAGAGCATACCATGGTGAACATATTACTGAATCGCGTTGGCAAATGTTTTTCAATCccaaattgaaatcagTGGCTCAATTAGATGCTTCATTACGAACCTCCACTTCCTCGAAAAACCAAATTGAACCTACACCTTTCTTGATGCAGACATATGCGGTTCTCGAGAAAAGATTGGATTTTGCCATTTTTAGAGCCATGTTTGCATCATCAGTAAGACAAGCAAGACAGTTCATCTTACATGGGAATGTACGTGTTAATGGTATTAAGATTAAACATCCTGGGTTCACTTTGAAACCTGGAGATACGTTTAGTGTTCATTCTAGTAAAGTTTTACAAGCTATGGGTGCTAAGAAGCCAAGTTTTGAAGAAGCTTTGAGAGTTGATAAGAAACAAATTGTGTTGTGGAATAAATATGTGAAAGAAGCCAAGGAGAATCCAAGATCTGTTTGGGAAGCCAAGATCAAGAAATATCAAGGGTTGGATGAATCTAACtcaaagaagatgaaatatttggaatttttggaaatgtataataagaatttggaaattGAACAACGTATTGAGTTACAAAATTCTACACCGGAAAAGCTTTTGACTAAGATATTGGAAATTCAAGCCAAGGAAGGTGACAAAATGTTATCTGCtaaatcttttgaaaaaattgtagACAAGGATCCACTTTTAGTGCAAGAAGTGTATAAATGCTATCAAGAGTTTTTAAATTCCGATAAATTAGACCATGCTACATTAAAGAATAgatctttgaaagaattgcAACAACTTTCTTCTCAATTGGTAAGTCAACCTAAGGAATTCAAGGAGAATTTGTCTGACAAAGCTAAAAAATCTATAAGGCAAGGTATTACAGACCTCTCAACGATTGcaaagaaatatcaaaCCTCCATATCTCAATTTTATAGAACAAACAAAGCAGCAAATAATGAAGCCACGGGGATCCCCTTCCATGCCAACTGGACAAACAGGTTAATCAGTCACTTACCATTGAATGTTTCTGAGATACGAGAAAAGGGAGAGAAGGAAAGCCgcaagataataaatttaccATGGCAAcgtaattatttttttggtcGCCAAGATCCCACTAAACCATATTTTACACCATGGAAACCAAGACCATTCTTGGCACCATTTTCCATCTTACCACATCATTTAGAGGTGTCTTTTAAGACTTGTCATGCTGTATATTTGAGGGATCCTGTGGCACGCCCTGGTCATTCAGAAGTTATTTCTCTATTTGATTTACCAGTTCATGAAAGAGCTTATATGTATTATGTTAGGAATGGTAAATAA